The Aeromonas encheleia genomic sequence AAGCGGGTGCTGGTGCTGGGGGCCTCGTCCGGTTTCGGGCTGGCCTCCCGCATCGCGCTGGCCTTCGGTGCCGGCGCCGACACCATAGGCGTCTCGTTCGAGCGGGGGCCGTCCGACAAGGGGATCGGCAGCGCGGGCTGGTACAACAACATCTGGTTTCGCCAGGCGGCGGAGCAGGAGGGGCACATCGCCGTCAACCTGATCGGGGATGCCTTCTCGGACGCCATGCGCCAGCAGGCCATCGCCAGCATCCGCCAGCAGCTGGGACAGGTGGATCTGGTGGTCTATTCCCTGGCGAGCGGCATCCGGCTGCTGGCCGATGGCACCCAGGTGCGCTCCGTGCTCAAGACCACGGGCCAGCCATTCAGTGGCTGGGGGCTGGATCTGGAGCACGACAGTCTGGTGCAGCAATCCCTGGCACCCGCCACCCCGGAGGAGATCCGCGATACCGTCACAGTGATGGGGGGCGAAGATTGGCAGCTCTGGCTGCAGGCGCTGCAGCAGGCCGATTGCCTCGCCCCCGGCGTCCAGACGGTGGCCTACTCCTACATAGGTCCGGAGTCCACCTATCCCCTCTACCGGGATGGCACCATCGGCTACGCCAAGGAGCACCTGCACGCCACCGCCGAGGCCATCAACCTGCAGCTGGCGGCGCTCGGCGGCCACGCCTGGGTGTCGGTGTGCAAGGCGCTGGTGACCAAGGCGAGTGCCTATATTCCTGTGCTGCCGGTCTACCTCGGTCTGCTGATGGGGGTGATGAAGGAGCGCGGGGTGCACGAGGGTTGCATCGAACAGATGCAGCGGCTGTTCGCCAGCAAGATGTACGGGCCGCGCGGGGTGGTAGCCGATGGCAACCGGCTGATCCGGATGGATGACCACGAGCTGGATCCGGCCATTCAGGCGGCGGTCTCTGCGCTCTGGTCCAAGGTGACGCCGGATAACTTCCACGCCCTCGGGGACTTTGCCGGGCTGCGGCGAGACTTCATGCAGCTCAATGGCTTCGAGCTGGCCGAAGTCGACTACGGGGCGCCGGTCAACGAGTCTGCGCTGACCGAGCTGACGCCCTGAGCGCCGTCAGCGTCAGGCGACGCTGCTGGTCAGTGGGGACGGCTGGTCGGGGGAGGGGGCCAGTATGCTCTGGTTGCGCCCCTGGCGTTTGGCCTGATACATGGCCATGTCGGCTCTGTGGATCAGCTGATGCAGGCTGTCATCGGCGGGGGAGCGCTCCGCCACCCCTATGCTGATGGTCATGCGCGGGGCATCGAGCTGCTCTATCCTGTGCCGCAGCCGCTCGGCATGGTGCCGGCAGGTGGCGCCGTCCTGCGACATGGCCACCAGAAACTCCTCACCTCCCCAGCGCCCGATCTGTTGCAGATCGGGCGCCCAGTGTTTCAGCTCCTGTGCCAGCCGCTGGATCGCCAGATCGCCGGTCTGGTGGCCGTGGCGATCGTTGATCTGCTTGAAGTGATCTATGTCGATGATGAGCAGGGTCAGCGGCTCGTTCAGTTGCCACTGCTGCGACAACCGCTCCAGCAGGGCGCGCCTGTTCGGCAGCCCGGTCAGTTGATCGAAAGTGGCGAGCCGGTAGAGATGGCGTGAGTTGCGGTGCAGCCGGTGAGTGGTCAACCCGAGCAGGATCAGGGCGCCGGGCAGCAGCGCGACCAGCAGCAGCTGGTAGTTGCGGGCGCTCTGTTGATACAGCAGTTGCTGGCGCCTGCGTTCGTTCTCCTGTTGCAGCGCCCGGTTGCTGGCCTCGCTGCGCGCCAGCTCCATCTCGGCCTGGAACGCGCTGGCATGCTGGCTCAGGGTCTGGTTGAAGTGCTGTTTGTAGTCGTGCATGTATTCGCGCATCACCCTATAGGCCTCGGGATAGCGTCCCAGATCGGCCAGCAGCCTGGCCTGCAGCGCCTTGCCGTCTATGGTGATCGGGCTGGCCTGGGCCGTCAGCAGTTGCAATGCCAGCTGCTTCTCCCCACGGCCCTGCAGCGTCCTGGCCCGGGTCTCGGTCAGGCGGGAGCCCGCCTGCGGGTAGCCGAGCCGCTGATAGATGGCCTGCGCCTCGTCCAGGCTGCGCCAGGCGGCGTGCCATTTTTCCTGCGCATTGAGGGCCATGGCCTGATAGCCGAGTACGATGGCGCGATAGTCCGGCGCCAGATCCGGGGTCGCCAGCAGGCCGTCGAGCAATTGGCTCGCCTGGATGGGGCGATCCATGTCGATATAGAGCCGCGCCATGTTGGCCCTGATGATGGCCTGGCTGTTGGGCTCGTCCAGTTGCACCATCTGCTGCAGCGCGTCCCGGTAATAGCCTTCGGCCTCCTGATAAAGGCTGAGGTCGGCATAGAGGTTGCCAAGGGTCATCATCAGCCGGGCGAATTGCAGCCCGGCAAGGGGACTGGCGGGGATCTGCTGCTTGAGCCGGAAGGCGGTCTTGAGTTCGGCGATGGCCTCTTTCAGGCGCTGGGTCCGATAGAGGGCGAGTCCGTTCAGGGCGTGCCACTCCGACTCCTGGGCCGGATGACCCCTGACACTGGATTGGAGTTGGCTCAGCAGGCGGAGGGCCTGCTGCGGCGCCTCTGTGTCCAGGGTGAGCGCCACCTGTTGCAACCGGAAGTCCAGCAGGCGCAGCGTCTCCT encodes the following:
- a CDS encoding diguanylate cyclase domain-containing protein, whose protein sequence is MALALLWMTQLQAAPLLEEAELQAARDPAGYLQRLNAKPRPDMELFHARSLAKAALGYYPEALLDNARARGLATARQETLRLLDFRLQQVALTLDTEAPQQALRLLSQLQSSVRGHPAQESEWHALNGLALYRTQRLKEAIAELKTAFRLKQQIPASPLAGLQFARLMMTLGNLYADLSLYQEAEGYYRDALQQMVQLDEPNSQAIIRANMARLYIDMDRPIQASQLLDGLLATPDLAPDYRAIVLGYQAMALNAQEKWHAAWRSLDEAQAIYQRLGYPQAGSRLTETRARTLQGRGEKQLALQLLTAQASPITIDGKALQARLLADLGRYPEAYRVMREYMHDYKQHFNQTLSQHASAFQAEMELARSEASNRALQQENERRRQQLLYQQSARNYQLLLVALLPGALILLGLTTHRLHRNSRHLYRLATFDQLTGLPNRRALLERLSQQWQLNEPLTLLIIDIDHFKQINDRHGHQTGDLAIQRLAQELKHWAPDLQQIGRWGGEEFLVAMSQDGATCRHHAERLRHRIEQLDAPRMTISIGVAERSPADDSLHQLIHRADMAMYQAKRQGRNQSILAPSPDQPSPLTSSVA
- the fabV gene encoding enoyl-ACP reductase FabV, which encodes MIIQPQIQGCVARNCHPIGCRAAVAQQIASVKAAGPFNGPKRVLVLGASSGFGLASRIALAFGAGADTIGVSFERGPSDKGIGSAGWYNNIWFRQAAEQEGHIAVNLIGDAFSDAMRQQAIASIRQQLGQVDLVVYSLASGIRLLADGTQVRSVLKTTGQPFSGWGLDLEHDSLVQQSLAPATPEEIRDTVTVMGGEDWQLWLQALQQADCLAPGVQTVAYSYIGPESTYPLYRDGTIGYAKEHLHATAEAINLQLAALGGHAWVSVCKALVTKASAYIPVLPVYLGLLMGVMKERGVHEGCIEQMQRLFASKMYGPRGVVADGNRLIRMDDHELDPAIQAAVSALWSKVTPDNFHALGDFAGLRRDFMQLNGFELAEVDYGAPVNESALTELTP